A stretch of the Mycobacteroides immunogenum genome encodes the following:
- a CDS encoding aldehyde dehydrogenase, giving the protein MTDYDKLFIGGVWTEPATDQVIEVISPATGQKVGQCPLASPADVEAAVSAARLAFDDGPWPKLTPHERQAVLQKAVAGLEARKDEICQAIADETGAPPMVIETLQWMGGFGAIQYYANAADAVQWKELRNGAYGQTLVTREPAGVVAAIAAWNVPLFLALNKIGPAFLAGCTVVLKPAAETPLSSFILADVFAEAGVPEGVLSVVPGGAETGRALTNNPGVDVFSFTGSTAVGKEIAGIAAKNLKKVTLELGGKSAAIVLEDADLAAALPMLVFSGLMNAGQGCVNQTRVLAPRSRYDEVVDGIVGMVSLMGVGLPDDPATQVGPLITEKQRTRVEGYIAKGIEEGARLAFGGKRPEGLEGGYFVQPTIFADVDNSMTIAQEEIFGPVLSIIAYDSVDEAVKIANDSHYGLAGSVWTTDVQKGLEVAAQIRTGTYGINWYAFDPSCPFGGYKQSGIGRENGPEGIEEYCELKSVLLPMGYTLESI; this is encoded by the coding sequence ATGACCGACTACGACAAGCTATTCATCGGTGGCGTCTGGACCGAACCGGCCACCGACCAGGTGATCGAGGTCATCTCGCCGGCCACCGGACAGAAGGTGGGCCAATGTCCGCTGGCCTCTCCGGCTGACGTCGAGGCGGCAGTGAGCGCGGCCCGCCTGGCCTTCGACGACGGACCGTGGCCCAAGCTGACCCCGCATGAGCGGCAGGCGGTGCTGCAGAAGGCCGTCGCCGGCCTAGAAGCCCGCAAGGACGAGATATGCCAGGCCATTGCTGACGAAACCGGCGCTCCTCCCATGGTTATCGAGACGCTGCAGTGGATGGGTGGCTTCGGCGCCATTCAGTACTACGCCAACGCCGCGGATGCGGTGCAGTGGAAGGAGCTACGCAACGGCGCGTACGGCCAGACACTGGTGACCCGCGAGCCTGCCGGTGTGGTGGCGGCGATCGCGGCCTGGAATGTGCCGTTGTTCTTGGCACTCAACAAGATCGGCCCCGCGTTCCTGGCCGGCTGCACCGTCGTGCTCAAACCCGCCGCCGAGACCCCACTGTCGAGTTTCATCCTGGCCGACGTGTTCGCCGAGGCCGGCGTGCCCGAGGGCGTGCTGTCGGTGGTGCCCGGTGGCGCTGAAACCGGCCGGGCACTGACCAACAACCCCGGCGTCGACGTGTTCAGCTTCACCGGCAGCACCGCCGTCGGTAAAGAGATCGCCGGGATAGCAGCCAAGAACCTGAAAAAGGTCACCTTGGAGCTGGGCGGTAAGTCCGCGGCCATCGTGCTGGAAGACGCGGATTTGGCTGCGGCGCTGCCAATGCTGGTGTTCTCGGGACTGATGAACGCCGGGCAGGGCTGCGTCAACCAGACCCGGGTACTGGCGCCGCGGTCACGGTACGACGAGGTGGTCGACGGCATCGTCGGCATGGTCTCGCTGATGGGCGTCGGGCTGCCCGACGATCCGGCCACCCAGGTCGGTCCGCTGATCACCGAAAAGCAGCGCACCCGGGTCGAGGGCTACATCGCCAAGGGCATCGAGGAGGGCGCCCGACTGGCCTTCGGCGGCAAGCGCCCCGAGGGCCTCGAGGGCGGATACTTCGTGCAGCCAACGATTTTCGCCGACGTCGACAACTCGATGACTATCGCGCAGGAGGAGATCTTCGGCCCGGTCCTCTCGATCATCGCCTACGACTCGGTGGACGAGGCCGTCAAGATCGCCAACGACTCCCACTACGGCCTGGCCGGCAGCGTGTGGACCACCGATGTACAGAAGGGCCTGGAGGTAGCGGCACAGATCCGCACCGGCACCTACGGCATCAACTGGTACGCCTTTGACCCCAGTTGCCCGTTCGGCGGTTACAAGCAGTCGGGCATCGGACGTGAGAACGGGCCCGAGGGCATCGAGGAGTACTGCGAGCTCAAGAGCGTACTGCTGCCCATGGGTTACACCCTCGAGAGCATCTAG